The sequence below is a genomic window from Rhinopithecus roxellana isolate Shanxi Qingling chromosome 19, ASM756505v1, whole genome shotgun sequence.
TTCTTCTTCTGAGGCAGACCTATTAACACCATCCTGATATTGCTCTATAAGGatttaaacataataataaagaacacACAAGCCCCTAGGGACTGAGTGAGTGCTCTAGCCCTTTCCTAGTGTCATCCTGGAAGGGTCCCTTCTTGAAATTCACGAAGTGTGGGGGCTTTCCTTCCATTCCCCATCCTGCTGTCTTCCCCTGGAAAGGGCTGTGTTTAGCGCACATGCTAGTGGCTGGTCCCCTGGTCCAGCTCAGCTCCAAGGGGCTCCAGATTTCCAGGGCAGGAACTGGGGTGGAGCAAGGAGGGGCTGAGAGGCAAGACCATCTCCCTCCTGCTGCAGCTGCTTCCCCAGCAGCCACCTCTGGGCACAGCAGAAACACCAGCAGAGAAAAGGGGAGTCGAGTGTCCTTAGCCCTGGAGCTGAGGCTGCCTCCGGGCTGACCCGCTGGCTGCACGTGGCAGGAACTCGGGTTGGCATCTGGCATCCATTTGAGGCCAGGGTGGAGGAAAGGGAGGCCAAGAGAGGAAAACCGATTCCTGTTCTGAGAACACAGCCCTTGTCCCACGCAGCCTGAGTGCAGGGAGCATGATGAAGTCAGGCAGCCGGTCGGCACCCATGCCAGCCCCCCACGTCCTCCAAATGCCCGAGGGCCAGGCCAGTGTCCCTCATCTACAAGGTCCAGGGTCTGTGGTTTGAAGCAAGGGTCCTGGCTGCCCCTGCGCCACAAGGTCAAAGGTCAtagtggggtgggggcagggagaagatGCAGACAAGAGCTCTGGGTGGCCACCCACTGTCTGCCTCACACGCGgatctcatcctcctcctcctcgtccatGAAGGAGAACTCCTTGTCCGGCTGTCTCGAGACAGCAGCCCGGGCCCTGTCCGGCCCCCGGAAGGCAGGGCTGCGCTCCTCCAGGACGCCCGAGGTGCAGCTGGAGAGAGAGCTGCTGTCTCGCGTGGTGTGGCTGCCCATGCTGCGGGCCGAGCCGGGGCTGGGGGCTGCTGCTGCCCACCCCTCATCCTCCAGAgcatgggaggggagggagggcaagTCTGGGCCGGCCTTGCCTTCCTGCCTTGTCAGGGGAGGGGCCGCCACAGCGTACGGGGGAGCCTGGGTGATGGTGCCAGTGGCACCCTCATCGCCATGGtaaccaccctcctcctcctcgggGTCCCACTCCTCCTTGTCCATGATGCTGAGGACATCACCCAGCATGGAGGGCCCCAGGTCGATGTGGAAGGACATGATGGATTCCGCATGCTTCAGCCCGTAGGTGGCCTTGGGCACAACAGGCAGATCTGCCAGATCCCCAAAGGCTTGCTCGTCGAGGAGGGGGTCAGGGGAATGGGGACCCATGGCCCCATTCCGACGGGGCACTGCCTCCTCCATGCTCGCCTCCTCGTCGCCACCCTCCCCGCCATTGGCCTTCTTCACGGGGCTGGATGACAGACTCTTGGGTAGCTTACTGGTACCCTTCTCCGCCGCCTCCTTCTCATTAAGCTGGGGCAGGGACATGGCATTCTTGACAAAGAGGGCTGAGTCCCGCAGGGATCCCAGCATGTCGCGCTGCTCCCGCTCCCCCCTGGTCACCGACTGTGACCGCTTGCTGCCCCGGAACTTTCTGGACAGGAGACTGCGTTTGGAAGATGAAGAGGAGGCCTGTTCGTCCAAGGACTCGCCGTCGGGCTCGCCAGCCTTGCTATTGAGGAAGGAGGTGTCCCCAAAGGCGTCTCCGGCCCGGCCAACGTGCATGGTGTGGCGGAAGTCGCCCAGTGGGGCGCTGATCATTTCGGCCGTGAGGTCCACTCGGGAACGGCGCTTGGAGTGCACCGAGCTGGACACCAGTTGCTTGAGGATCGGCATCTTGCTGGACGGGTGGGGAGGTGGGCCCTCCCAAGGTAGCCGGCAGGTCTGGGGTCAGATCTGAAGTCCAAGTCTAGTGGGCAGAGGGGGACGCAATGAAGAGATCATAAGGCTGCAAGCAGAGAACGGGAGGCAAAGGATTAATGTGGGGCTGGTTACACAGCACAAAAGCCTATTTTTCAGCGGACTATCATTTAAACCCCAGTGCTCCTACCAAAGTGAAATGctgtgaaataagccagcaaTCAAATGGTATAGCCCTGCCTGTTTCTTCATCCGCAGGCATTCAGAGAAGAGGAGTGATTTTGCAAATCTGGTGAGAGTTCCAGTAGCCTCAGACACACTTTCACTGAAACTTGAGAGAGACAGAACCTTTCTTGTAAAAGACAATGCCTCCCCTGCCCCTGCAAGCCAGGACGCTGCCAGAGCAAACATGACCACGTTGAAGGACGCGAAGGTAAATCCAGCAATTCCGGGCAGCAAGCCAGGGAAGAGATGGAGTCTATGAATTGGCTCCTATGAACAGTCAGCGTGGAGATGTGCTGTAAGTTCCTCCTGCTGTCTAACTGTGACCCCTGTGGAGTTAGTGGACACCTCACCCTGAGTCCTGGTCCTcagagagagaagggaacagACAGGATGGGCCCAGGGAGACAGGCTGACCACAGAGAGACCTCCACATGCATGGGCAGCACAGTCCTCTTTCTGAATCAGAATTGGGGTGGGGCTGCTGGGACCCACAGAACCAGCTCCCCAGCCTTTCAGCCTTCTCTTGGGATCCCATAGATGAGGATCCTGCCTGTGACATCTCCACTGTGGGGCCCCAGGCTCTTTGCTGAGGGTCCACCTTCTGGTGTCTCGGGGAGATCAAGATTGGGGAACTTCCAGTTTCTTTCATCATTAggggagtgggaggcagggacTGGACCCTAAATGACTTGGTACCCCCAGGATCTGCAGACTGATTCCTAGGTAATTCACCAGAAATCCAAAAAACAGCAGAGGTAGAGCCCAGGAGCCCGGAGGCACCACTCTCACAGCTCCTGGCAAGGGCCAAGTTGAAGTTCAGCATTGGGGCCAAACCAGCCCCTCTCTCCCCTAGAGGGACTTGCCCCAAATACTAAGCCCAGCAGAGCTAGGCAGGATGGGGAGAGATGAGTGCTGGAATTTAACAAAGTATGGTGTGTGAGAGGTGTTGCTTGGACACCAGGTACCTGCCTCTCTCCCAGTCCAGCCAGCAGCACAGTTCTGAGAGGCACCCCCAGTCCAGAGCCACTCTTTCCACTGCAAAACTCAGACGGTGGGTACTTCCTCCGCATGCCCGCCACTGCACCACACGAGCCCACCACACCCCACCTGGCCCTTGACATCAGCCTAACAGGTCTCCCTGTTTGTCTCCTTCCTGTCCATCCTTCACCTCTCGGCTCAAACAAAACCCATCCACATGATGCCCTACCCAGTGCACACCCCTTGATCCAATGACCAGTCCCCACCTCGCTCCTCAGTGTCCCCTACTTTTGTACCCTGCTGTATCCCCTGAGCTGTAGTGGATACAAACAGTTCCCTGATGCAACCCCTGCCACACCCAGCATCCTTTAGGGCTCAGCTAGGATACATCACTGCTCCCAGGAAAGCTTTAGCCACCACCTGCCCcccacagcactctgggagacgtCCCCTCTCCCAGCAGACACTGGCTACATCATTCTACCCTTGCTGGCTGGACTCCCATCTTCCCACTGCAGTACGAGCTtccagggtgttttttttttttttttcttttttttgagacagagtctcaccctgtcccccaggctcgagtgtaatggcgcgatctcggctcactgcaacttctgcctcccgggttctagcaattctcttgcctcagcctcccaagtagctgggatttacaggtgcccaccacaaccacgtccggctaatttttttttgtaattttagtagagatggagttttaccatgttggtcaggctggtctcgagctcctgacctcaggtgatccacccgcctcggcctcccaaagtgctgggatcagcacgagccactgcgcctggtccatCCAGAGGGTTTTAACGGATCTGTTTACCACCAAGTCTGGTCTAGCAGGGTGTGCCGCACAGTTGGCCTCCAAGCACCCACTGGAAGTCCAGCACCTCCCTCCTGTCCTCCCCTTCTGCCCATAGCCTGGCTCCAGGGCTCCCAGCCTGACCTCTCTGCGTCCTCATCCGTTTCCCTGTTCTCTCAAGCCTCTGCTGCCCAGCCTCATGGCTTCCCCCACCAGCAATGTCCCCCCCTCCCAATGCCCAGGCCATACTGCTTATCATTCCAGCAAACACAAAGTTCTCTTaggcagggagggagagccaGGCACCTGGCAGACTTGCCACACAGTGACGTGGGCGAGGACGTGAGGAATGCCTTGAGGAGATGCTCTACTCTTGGTCATGGGCcagctctctctcctccccacccttaGGAAAGTGACCTTCCCCTAACTCTAACCTGGATTGTCTCTGGGCCCCACCCTCCTGctctacctcagcctctaaaCAATTAGACATTGAACCACTAGACCAAGGGTCAGCAAACACTTTTtgcaaagggccagagagtaaatattctCGGCCTTGTGGCTGATAGGGTTTTTgtcacagctactcaactctgtcTTCTTAGTATAAAAGTAgccattggctgggcacagtaggtcacaactataatcccagcactttgggaggctatggcaggaggatcagttgagcccaggagttccagaccagcctgggcaatacagtgagaccccatctctacacaaaattaaaaaaaagagccGTAGCAACATGTAAACAAGTAGGCATGGCTGCattccaaaaacattttatttacagaGAACTTCTGGGTTGGTGAGCAGATCAAGGTGCCGGGAAGGTGACGTGCGCCCCGCCCCCAACCCCAACACCTGACCCTATGCATCCTCATGCAGCTCTTCCGtttggctgttcctgagttgtatcctttgtaataaaccagtaaaagaaaaaaccacCAAAAAGCCTCATCTTTATTTGCAAAAGCAAATGCAGGCTGGGTTTGGGCCGTggactgtagtttgctgacccctgaatATCATATATGACCCTCTTGGCCAGCCATGGGCTCCTAGGCAAAACTCTGAAggaaacaggaaggaaaggagggagggagggagggaggagaaaagagaagaaaggaaaagaaaagaaaaagaaagagaaggtagAGTCTGCCTCAGTCACGTTGGGCATAGAAGGAAAAAAGGCCAGGCTTCAAACGAACTCTCGTTCCTGGTAAATCCTTTAGGCTTCTACTGCCACCAGCACAGGCACCAGTCGGGAATGGAGAAGACCCTGTCTTCCACCTGCCTGCACCCCGACTCCTGGCTCTATGCACAGCATCCAGGAATCTCAAATAACTGGAGGGGATATCCAGTGCAGTGATTTcactttatggatgaggaaacggGTTTATTGAAAGAAAGTGATTTATCCAGGTTTTTTAGCCCAAAGGAAGAGAGCTGGGCTAGAAACTGGGTCTTTGAGTCCAGAGCTCTCTCTGCCCCCACTCCAGGCCCTTCTCCAGCTCTGGTGGCAGCATTGCTGGTCAGTGACCACCGGCCACTGAGTGCTCCTCCCCACTGCTGGCTGGCAGGGTGCAGAGAAGGGGGTCCCAACTGCTGCTTCAAGAAGGTTCTTGTGTAACCCTAGAGCAGATTCCACACTGTTGATATTCAGGCCAGATAATTTCTCATTAGGAGGTGGGACTGCCCTGTGCACTGTAGGGTATTCAGCAGCGTCCCTGGTCtctgcccactagatgccagtagcattcaTTCCACAGTCACAACaagcaaaactgtctcaagaTATTACCCAATGCGCCCTGGGAGGCAAAACTGCCCCAGTTGAGAAACAGCAGCcttgagtgaga
It includes:
- the CDC42EP4 gene encoding cdc42 effector protein 4 — encoded protein: MPILKQLVSSSVHSKRRSRVDLTAEMISAPLGDFRHTMHVGRAGDAFGDTSFLNSKAGEPDGESLDEQASSSSSKRSLLSRKFRGSKRSQSVTRGEREQRDMLGSLRDSALFVKNAMSLPQLNEKEAAEKGTSKLPKSLSSSPVKKANGGEGGDEEASMEEAVPRRNGAMGPHSPDPLLDEQAFGDLADLPVVPKATYGLKHAESIMSFHIDLGPSMLGDVLSIMDKEEWDPEEEEGGYHGDEGATGTITQAPPYAVAAPPLTRQEGKAGPDLPSLPSHALEDEGWAAAAPSPGSARSMGSHTTRDSSSLSSCTSGVLEERSPAFRGPDRARAAVSRQPDKEFSFMDEEEEDEIRV